The following proteins are co-located in the Shouchella hunanensis genome:
- a CDS encoding tetratricopeptide repeat protein, whose translation MMRKKQASNKIHSNVVIPFYRSGDYFFHKGLAAFHDKRLSRAAKLFERAVKLTETEPIFKIQLAAVLTELGEYERSNELLYQILETYNDEHPVCHFFIANNEVFLGHFFQAEKHVTRYLALEPKGAFVDDAKELAELFEEDPLDEEEKEEESLNNHENAWILLTEGNVREAIPLLKKVLDIQPENWAAQNHLAEALFRTGQEQLAFDKCEEILEADQGNLLALCNIAVFHHQLGYKEKANEYGEILKKIKPIHYDSKIRLIHVLCHIGAYEEVALRKKDHTLLKEQSLFHCFAVADYHVGNVESAMDMMKAAFVVGDARVKSCMEKMERGERDSVLFSMMEREAGLSMLVDNQSETPLG comes from the coding sequence ATGATGCGAAAAAAGCAAGCAAGTAATAAGATTCATTCAAATGTCGTCATCCCATTTTATCGAAGTGGCGATTATTTCTTTCATAAAGGATTGGCTGCATTTCACGATAAGCGTTTATCCCGTGCAGCGAAGTTATTTGAGCGAGCTGTGAAATTAACGGAAACAGAACCGATTTTTAAAATTCAATTAGCAGCAGTATTAACCGAACTTGGCGAATATGAACGTTCCAATGAGTTGCTGTACCAAATTTTAGAAACGTACAATGATGAGCATCCAGTATGTCATTTTTTCATTGCGAATAATGAAGTGTTTCTTGGCCATTTTTTTCAAGCCGAAAAGCACGTTACACGTTATTTAGCATTAGAACCAAAAGGGGCATTTGTTGACGATGCAAAAGAATTAGCTGAGCTGTTTGAAGAAGATCCTCTTGATGAAGAAGAGAAGGAAGAAGAGTCATTAAATAACCATGAAAATGCATGGATTCTCTTAACTGAAGGAAATGTAAGAGAGGCTATCCCATTGCTTAAAAAGGTTCTTGATATACAGCCTGAAAATTGGGCAGCCCAAAATCATTTAGCAGAGGCTCTGTTTCGGACGGGACAGGAGCAATTGGCTTTTGATAAGTGTGAAGAGATACTCGAAGCTGATCAAGGCAATTTACTGGCACTTTGTAATATAGCCGTTTTTCATCATCAACTAGGTTATAAAGAGAAAGCGAACGAGTATGGAGAGATCCTAAAAAAAATCAAACCAATCCACTATGACTCCAAAATTCGTCTTATTCATGTTCTTTGCCACATTGGTGCTTATGAAGAAGTAGCTTTACGCAAAAAAGATCATACATTGCTAAAAGAGCAATCGCTATTTCATTGCTTTGCTGTAGCAGACTATCATGTTGGAAATGTTGAGTCAGCAATGGATATGATGAAAGCAGCGTTTGTTGTCGGCGATGCAAGAGTCAAATCCTGTATGGAGAAAATGGAACGTGGAGAACGCGACTCCGTTTTGTTCTCCATGATGGAACGTGAGGCAGGCTTGAGCATGTTAGTAGACAATCAGTCGGAAACTCCGCTAGGATAA
- the hisIE gene encoding bifunctional phosphoribosyl-AMP cyclohydrolase/phosphoribosyl-ATP diphosphatase HisIE has product MTNVQFNENGLVPAIVQDAQTKEVLTLAYMNQEALDLTIETKESWFYSRSRKELWNKGATSGNKQEVIEIRYDCDQDAVLLFVNPKGPACHTGAVSCFKGDSENDRNTSNPFAILESLEKTISNRKKEMPEGAYTTYLFTEGIDKILKKVGEEASEVIIAAKNEDQTEMHWEVADLFYHLLVLLEEKNIPLAAIMNTLEQRHKD; this is encoded by the coding sequence ATGACGAACGTTCAATTCAACGAAAATGGGCTTGTACCAGCCATTGTTCAAGATGCGCAAACGAAGGAAGTGTTGACATTAGCGTACATGAATCAAGAAGCACTCGACTTGACGATAGAGACGAAAGAATCGTGGTTTTATAGTCGTTCTAGAAAAGAACTATGGAATAAAGGCGCAACGTCTGGCAACAAGCAGGAAGTAATTGAAATCCGTTACGATTGTGACCAAGATGCTGTCTTGCTTTTCGTTAACCCGAAAGGCCCTGCTTGCCATACAGGAGCCGTAAGTTGTTTTAAAGGCGACAGTGAGAACGATAGGAATACAAGTAATCCATTCGCTATACTCGAATCTCTTGAAAAAACGATATCTAATCGGAAAAAAGAAATGCCAGAAGGTGCGTATACAACATACCTCTTTACGGAAGGCATTGATAAAATCCTTAAAAAGGTTGGCGAAGAGGCAAGCGAAGTCATTATTGCAGCGAAGAATGAGGATCAAACAGAGATGCATTGGGAAGTTGCTGACTTATTCTATCACCTCCTTGTACTATTAGAAGAAAAAAATATTCCGTTAGCAGCTATTATGAACACGCTAGAACAGCGTCATAAAGACTAG
- the hisF gene encoding imidazole glycerol phosphate synthase subunit HisF has protein sequence MLTKRIIPCLDVKEGRVVKGTQFLSLRDAGDPVELAHYYDEQGADELVFLDISASHEGRKTMLDVVEKVAASISIPFTVGGGINTNENIRNILQAGADKVSLNTAALIRPEFIEEASRFFGSQCIVVAIDAKFDSISDTWKVYTHGGRKETDWTADAWAMQAVQLGAGELLVTSMDKDGEKSGFDVPLLQKLTDCVNVPIIASGGAGEATHFVDVFQKATVDAALAASIFHYKETTIDAVKKVLKEKGVHVR, from the coding sequence ATGCTAACTAAACGAATTATCCCATGTTTAGATGTGAAAGAAGGGCGAGTCGTTAAAGGAACACAATTTCTATCGTTACGAGATGCTGGCGACCCGGTGGAGCTTGCTCACTATTATGATGAGCAAGGTGCGGACGAACTTGTTTTCTTAGATATCTCGGCATCTCATGAAGGTAGAAAAACCATGTTAGATGTTGTGGAAAAAGTAGCAGCGTCTATTTCTATTCCATTTACAGTTGGTGGCGGTATTAATACAAACGAAAACATTCGGAACATTTTACAAGCAGGTGCAGATAAAGTTTCGTTAAATACGGCAGCACTCATAAGACCCGAATTTATTGAAGAAGCGTCGCGCTTCTTTGGCTCACAATGTATTGTTGTTGCCATTGACGCTAAGTTTGATTCAATATCGGATACCTGGAAAGTCTATACTCATGGTGGTCGTAAAGAGACCGATTGGACAGCTGACGCTTGGGCCATGCAAGCAGTTCAATTAGGAGCAGGGGAATTGCTTGTGACAAGTATGGATAAAGATGGGGAGAAATCGGGCTTTGATGTACCTCTCCTGCAAAAGCTAACGGATTGTGTCAATGTACCTATTATTGCTTCAGGAGGAGCAGGAGAAGCTACGCATTTTGTTGATGTCTTCCAAAAAGCCACAGTTGATGCGGCTTTGGCAGCATCAATCTTTCACTATAAAGAAACAACGATTGATGCAGTGAAAAAGGTATTAAAAGAAAAAGGAGTGCATGTACGATGA